In the Topomyia yanbarensis strain Yona2022 chromosome 3, ASM3024719v1, whole genome shotgun sequence genome, one interval contains:
- the LOC131690957 gene encoding serine/arginine repetitive matrix protein 2 isoform X5 has protein sequence MFLIWFFFLSFFLKTDQYYDEYKFNIKERSKKKHSKRSGRHRDGGSEAPSDSDSASASSGEDSDHSDRDGEARRKKASRKDKKKKSTKKKRAKSDSLSRDSSPTKRPAQTREKATSKKDRDRHAESSSTRSHHDRRDNESRDDRQYQQTQRNREDRHTKDEHRERRGRSRNRSNRSMEKARSRSRSRSLRKERSPVASKERSRRNKSQERRDKSVEKNKERRKDKSPKKSDGEKKKSGRRSRSRSRSKNKKRDEMRVKHRERSRSNSMANEQTKFNDKRRHRSRSASKNRDDRRSREKRSERAALTSRQRERSGSRAKRQYQSKDSKESRRSVSPESRKRDRSISPKKKASSPAKTKARQESPAPRSSKNKPKDRRDPKRSISPDYRKRDRSVSPKNKSISPAKTKTRHESPAPRSRNKSKDRRDTRRSISPDYRKRDRSVSPKKKTSPPAKTKNRRESPLPKSSRNKSKDRTDSKRSVSPDYRKRDRSVSPRKRHSPPAKPRNRHESPAPKTSRNKSKDRKDSKKSVSPSSRKRERSVSPKPKSSPPAKSRNLHESSKVRRNKSKDRTDSERSVSPKYRKRDSSISPKKKLSPPPKSKNRQESPAPRNSRKKTPSPSPVRKDHRRSPRERRRPQSKSPPNNQEERNMNNRKQRSRSPISKRKDRSKSPAVSRQRERSESPAVSKRKRSRSSDKVKKHPSNHPSSSRDSRVQSPVSHRQRRSRSADVSKKTNRSRSPVSKQKLRSKSPQGKKSSHTPSPEKPSLAQRSPPPDDYQSTTPKTVQTKNNRSRSSSRDSSGSASSDLSYSPAQRDPERYRDILDKAAKQTKDTKLRSRSKELCQTSSVPKSPSTEVKSKKNSPQPMHSPKQLHDPPRSSPSTKHMSKSPPRSPAKKRRHCTPPLMDASTSKKKDSLSRSPASRKRTDNTPSPPRSRASEFRRSPPKQTVEVTPEIRKPTEHVGNNKQSPETPPRRTESPPPKQTKSPTPKRSVPASSDKPKHSKKPKKKLPQVIQPVVKLQSPASSSSESDAESQDQSGKSNKKDRSDHLDAFLPSYSDTREDKDLCLLKALKHDLAAKAKQCLEKKISVSEQSSKGDPSEVGPPRVGESRERNIQIQQAKTSASLAAINTGTVGGGKGIEFCSEPPEEIVRKNETPARSGPSPGSGFATSQMKKDIHDILTTVGACRMDDSKNDGTTVSLTKSTILSAVDNLLKEKISGTMESANPRKSRSASKSRSRSRSRSHRSRSYSSSSSSSRSSRSRSRSSRSRSRSSRDSSHSRSPSSTSRSRSKTPPPRRSRSLSIPRRAGSPSFLDRRRITSARKRPIPYRRSSLSSQSSGSSYNSRSRSRSRSHSKSG, from the exons AAAAAGAAAAGTACCAAAAAGAAGCGAGCAAAGTCAGACTCCCTCTCACGTGACAG TTCTCCTACGAAAAGACCAGCTCAGACTCGAGAAAAGGCAACCAGCAAGAAAGATAGGGATCGTCATGCGGAATCGAGCTCGACTCGATCTCATCATGATCGAAGAGACAATGAAAGCCGGGATGACCGCCAGTATCAGCAGACACAACGCAATCGTGAGGATCGCCACACAAAAGACGAACATCGGGAAAGAAGGGGTCGGTCAAGAAATCGCTCCAACAGATCGATGGAGAAAGCCCGATCAAGATCGAGATCAAGATCATTACGCAAGGAAAGGTCTCCGGTGGCTTCGAAGGAAAGAAGTAGACGCAATAAGTCTCAAGAAAGACGTGACAAAagtgttgaaaaaaataaagaacgaAGAAAGGATAAATCACCTAAGAAGTCGGATGGTGAAAAAAAGAAGTCCGGGCGTCGCTCGAGGTCAAGATCAAGGTCCAAAAATAAGAAGAGAGATGAAATGAGAGTCAAGCATAGAGAGCGTTCTCGATCCAATAGCATGGCAAATGAGCAAACTAAGTTCAATGATAAACGTAGACATCGCTCAAGATCAGCTAGTAAAAACAGGGATGATCGAAGGTCTAGGGAAAAACGAAGTGAACGAGCTGCTTTGACTAGCCGACAAAGAGAACGTTCTGGTTCCAGAGCGAAGCGCCAGTATCAATCAAAAGATAGCAAAGAATCTAGAAGATCTGTTTCACCCGAATCCAGAAAACGAGACAGAAGCATCAGTCCCAAGAAAAAGGCAAGCTCGCCAGCAAAAACTAAAGCAAGACAAGAATCGCCAGCCCCACGATCCTCTAAAAATAAGCCAAAAGATCGCAGAGATCCTAAGAGATCAATTTCCCCAGATTACAGGAAAAGAGATCGTAGTGTCAGCCCCAAGAACAAGTCAATTTCGCCAGCAAAAACTAAAACCAGACACGAATCGCCAGCTCCAAGATCTAGGAACAAGTCAAAAGATCGCAGAGACACTAGAAGATCTATTTCCCCAGATTACAGGAAAAGAGACAGAAGCGTCAGTCCCAAGAAAAAGACCAGCCCTCCGGCAAAAACCAAAAATAGGCGCGAATCACCGCTACCTAAATCTTCTAGAAATAAATCAAAAGATCGTACAGATTCCAAAAGATCTGTCTCACCAGATTACAGAAAACGAGACAGAAGCGTCAGTCCTAGGAAAAGGCATAGTCCACCAGCAAAACCTAGAAACAGACACGAATCGCCAGCTCctaaaacatctagaaacaaaTCAAAAGATCGCAAGGATTCTaaaaaatctgtttcgccaAGTAGCAGAAAACGGGAGAGAAGTGTCAGTCCTAAGCCGAAATCCAGTCCTCCAGCGAAATCTAGAAATCTACATGAATCGTCCAAAGTTCGTCGGAACAAATCAAAAGATCGCACTGATTCTGAAAGATCTGTTTcaccaaaatacagaaaacgAGACAGTAGCATCAGCCCCAAGAAAAAGCTCAGTCCACCCCCGaaatctaaaaatcgtcaagaaTCACCCGCACCTAGAAATTCAAGGAAAAAAACACCTAGCCCTTCGCCCGTTCGAAAAGATCACCGACGCTCGCCAAGAGAACGCAGAAGACCACAATCAAAATCACCACCAAACAACCAAGAGGAACGCAATATGAACAACCGCAAGCAACGATCCAGATCTCCGATTAGCAAACGTAAAGATCGCTCAAAGTCTCCTGCAGTCAGCAGGCAAAGAGAGCGATCTGAATCCCCTGCTGTTTCAAAACGCAAACGTTCTCGATCTTCAGACAAAGTGAAAAAGCACCCGTCTAACCATCCCTCGTCAAGCCGAGATAGCCGTGTACAATCTCCAGTCAGTCACAGACAGCGGCGATCACGATCAGCGGACGTTTCTAAAAAAACGAATCGATCCAGATCGCCAGTGAGTAAGCAGAAGTTACGATCAAAATCCCCACAGGGTAAAAAATCTTCTCATACACCAAGCCCAGAGAAGCCGTCTCTGGCTCAAAGATCACCCCCTCCAGATGACTATCAGTCCACGACACCGAAGACTGTGCAAACTAAGAACAATCGAAGTCGCTCTTCGTCCAGAGATTCTTCCGGTTCTGCGTCGTCCGATCTTAGCTATTCGCCAGCACAACGAGACCCAGAAAGATATCGTGACATACTGGATAAAGCAGCAAAACAAACTAAAGACACAAAATTGCGCTCCCGATCGAAAGAGTTGTGTCAAACTTCGTCTGTTCCTAAGTCTCCGTCGACAGAAGTGAAGTCGAAGAAAAATAGCCCCCAACCTATGCATTCACCGAAACAACTTCATGATCCTCCACGTTCCTCGCCATCCACGAAGCACATGTCCAAATCACCGCCAAGATCTCCTGCGAAAAAGAGACGCCATTGCACTCCCCCCTTGATGGATGCATCGACCAGTAAGAAAAAAGACTCACTCTCCCGTTCGCCTGCTTCAAGAAAGCGTACAGACAACACGCCCTCTCCGCCACGATCGAGAGCTAGTGAATTCAGACGCTCGCCTCCAAAACAGACCGTTGAAGTAACACCAGAGATACGCAAGCCAACTGAGCATGTCGGTAATAACAAACAATCACCAGAAACTCCTCCAAGACGAACAGAAAGTCCACccccaaaacaaacaaaaagtcCAACTCCCAAACGATCAGTTCCAGCTTCAAGCGATAAACCCAAGCATAGCAAGAAACCGAAGAAAAAGCTACCGCAGGTAATCCAACCAGTTGTCAAACTACAATCCCCAGCTTCATCTTCGTCGGAATCGGATGCAGAATCACAAGATCAAAGCGGAAAATCCAACAAAAAAGACAGGTCCGATCATTTGGACGCCTTCTTACCTTCCTACAGCGACACTCGCGAGGATAAGGATCTATGCTTACTAAAAGCATTGAAGCACGATTTGGCCGCTAAAGCGAAACAATGTCTGGAGAAAAAGATATCCGTTTCAGAGCAGTCCAGTAAAGGCGATCCCTCGGAGGTAGGTCCTCCCCGAGTGGGAGAAAGTCGTGAACGGAACATTCAGATTCAGCAAGCTAAGACGTCTGCTAGTTTAGCGGCCATCAATACAGGCACTGTTGGCGGTGGGAAGGGAATTGAATTCTGTTCCGAACCGCCAGAGGAAATAGTTAGAAAAAATGAGACCCCCGCCAGAAGTGGACCGTCACCGGGCAGCGGTTTCGCCACAAGTCAGATGAAGAAGGATATTCATGACATTTTGACAACGGTTGGAGCCTGCCGGATGGATGACAGTAAGAACGATGGTACAACTGTTAGTCTGACGAAAAGTACTATCCTGAGCGCAGTTGATAAtttactgaaggaaaaaatatcCGGTACAATGGAGTCGGCCAATCCGAGGAAGTCCCGCAGTGCGTCCAAGTCGAGATCTAGATCCCGATCCAGATCGCATAG ATCGCGCAGCTACAGCAGCTCCAGTTCGAGTTCACGCAGCTCCCGTTCCCGCAGCCGCTCGTCCCGATCTCGCTCGCGTTCCAGTCGCGATAGCAGCCACTCCCGATCGCCCAGCAGTACTTCACGATCCAGGTCCAAAACACCCCCGCCGCGCCGTTCTCGATCACTTTCGATACCACGCCGGGCCGGTTCACCCAGTTTTCTTGATCGGCGTCGAATTACCAG TGCTCGGAAACGTCCCATACCATATCGCCGTTCGTCTCTATCGTCGCAATCGAGTGGCAGCAGTTACAATAGCCGCAGTCGCTCGCGATCCAGAAGTCACAGTAAAAGTGGTTAG